aataataaatatagatGTAGTCAAAGTCAAAGAATATATTAGGTGTCCAAGATGGGCAGCCAATGATTTGAATGTTAAGTAAAAGAAGACGCATGTTTGTGTTCTGTTTTGGTTTGGTTTAGTTAGTTGTGTTGGGTGATAAATAAAGAGTCCCAAGTTGGAACAAGtaaacattaaaagaaaaatgaaaaatgaaaaaaagtagTTAGATAATTATATTGGGGTTGCATTTTGAATTTTCTTCCTTCTAGACTTTCCTGTACAGTCTAAACAACGCTAGGACATTATAGCCAGCCACGTGTCCATTTATTATAGGTCGTTTAATTCTCCTACTAGGGCGGTTTTTAGTTCAACATACGTATGCAATGCGCTTATGCAGATGCAATCGAACAAAATCCGAAGGAGAGGAATCAGATTAGAAgtgttcaaataaataaaaattttatgaattgaATTGGTTCATGAGTTCatctaatataatttaaaaatatttaaatttattattaattttaaaaaatatttttttttacttataatataattatttatataattttattgttttttaataatttattatccaacaattcttaaaaatatttttttagcattttgaatagaaaatttttattatataaattaaaattgagttattaatcttaatttaatatatgaaaatagttaaattagatttttacgtatttacattttacttcattttaaaacaaaattttaaataaataaccgAAGCAATCCGAATCAACTCAACCTAGATATTTCATGATTGAGTTAGGTTGAGTTCATTTCAAGGGTTATTTGGATCGAAGAAATTTACCATTTGAACAAATGGGTTGGTCTAAAAAGACCTCCACGAACTTCCTAAAATTGTAGTAGCCAAAACCACAATAATTTAAGGTTGTTTGAATtgactttttaaatattttttttttcacttataAGCActtatttaaacaattaaaagAATTCAAACAGACCGTAAATGAAAATGGGGATTAAGGACTcgatgtatatatttttatcatgcTTTTTTTACAATATGTGGAGTAGGGTAATCAAACCGGCTTcgttaaataatataaacattttGTCAATTGAACTCATTGACttaaaattattagtttattacTACGTGTGATGCTCGtgctataaattataaaaatataactttttttttttatagaagttGATGTGTGATTTTATTACGTATAAATATTTATGTCGTATAATTCatttaatgaatttaatctaATATTTCATATAAGCTTGCTAATATTCTTGAAAAGgtcatgaaaataaattttcactTTTCCAATAATACATTGAAATTTTCAATTCGCTTATAAGAATTAGGATAATACTAAtccaaaaagaataaataaataaataaaatgatgttGGTTTGTAAAATGATTCGATAtgctctttttctctttttcccttCGAGattaataaagtaaaatatttgATTTCACTAATCAACCATTTCATTTCTTTCGAGATATAGTTTCAttattaaataactaattaagaaaataaaattcaaaatttaaaaattaaaaatacaacttttaaaaatttatggatGAAATGGAAACTAGATGAAAATTCAAggacaaacaaaataaaattttctaaattctaTTCTGTCTTTTTGTGAAGAGACTAAcaagttggttttttttttttttatttttttttaaatttatttatttttattgtgcATTTCTTTTGGTCATACTTCAGAATTTCTCAAGATTTTAAACCGAGCCTAACTCTCAATTGTTTCATGATTCTTTTTCACTTTGAAACACAATTTTTTACATTTGCCTCATCGCGGTTCGAACAAGATTAGAAGTGAGTAAAGAacttgaaatcaaaatttgctTGGTCCCCTAGTTTAGGCCTGAAAATGCATGCATATTTTTGGTATTAAGACAGATATTTGATCCAAACTGAAGTTCTAATTTTTCAATCTAATATTGACTTGTGTATTTGACAATTATCTATGTTACATAATTGTCTGGTGATCTAAATATATAACTCACATCATCATTCTATGAATCCATCAACGAAAACAAAAGGTAATAAATAAACGATTGAGTGACTAAAAtagaacaaaaatcaaaattcaaagatcaaaataagatttaaaataGATGATGgatgaaaataatgaaacaaaGAAGAATAGTTTGTACAAAGTAAATGGTATGTCTATACATCccaaaaggaaaacaaaataaaaaaacaatcattATAAATTAGGCTAACGTTATTTGGTAGGCATTGAAAAACATAGGTGTATGCCTACGCCTAgtgtaaaaatagaaaaaatgaatcgtgaaaaaaaaaaatgataataaaaataaataaataaccacaAGGAATAATATTATCTGATCAAGAAAAATTCAACGGCAGCGATTAAAAGTGGGCTCCACCAGAAGCTCAACAGCCTGGGAGCAGCTCCGTTTCTAGACATATCTCTCTCCTGTACGGACGGAGGTGACGGCGTCGATGGTGGCGTGAGGTTTCCGTCAGGGTTTCCGCCGTACAATTCTTGAATTCCGTTGATGTCGTCGGCAGCCAAATCCACCTTCCTCGTCCTGGAAGTAATCGTCGGAAACATAATCGATTCTTCAACAGAGGAATGACCAAGCCCTAACAAATGCCCAATCTCATGAACCGCCACCGATTCCAAATCAATCGCCGCCATAGGAGCCGATCTTAGGTCACCGGAAACCACCCAGCTCTCATCACCATCCAAATGAAAATGCCCACTAGGCGGCGAAAAGGCATGAGCCAAAGTCCCCAAAACCCCATCGAACGGCTCCCCATCGCCGTGATCCCCAGCGTAAAATCCAATCCGTATATCCGCCGTACGAAATGACTCAACCGGAGAGAATGTCAAAGGCGTAACAGCCGCCCAACGAGCAAAAGCCCTAGCGAAAACCCCTTTGACCTCATCGGAAAGAGGGTTCTC
This DNA window, taken from Benincasa hispida cultivar B227 chromosome 6, ASM972705v1, whole genome shotgun sequence, encodes the following:
- the LOC120079405 gene encoding metalloendoproteinase 2-MMP; this encodes MKFLLISLSLLLLAYPISAHIFPNVSSIPSWLNKTNCAWNQFQKLKGCRPGDRLNGLSNLKTYLKQFGYIPPSPNFTDLFDPLLQSALQTYQTNFNLNVTGLLDDQTLAQIQLPRCGIPDIINNSSSMNSGKPTGHSATHFHSVSHYSFFPGRPTWPSHRRHLTYAFAPENPLSDEVKGVFARAFARWAAVTPLTFSPVESFRTADIRIGFYAGDHGDGEPFDGVLGTLAHAFSPPSGHFHLDGDESWVVSGDLRSAPMAAIDLESVAVHEIGHLLGLGHSSVEESIMFPTITSRTRKVDLAADDINGIQELYGGNPDGNLTPPSTPSPPSVQERDMSRNGAAPRLLSFWWSPLLIAAVEFFLIR